Part of the Nitrospinota bacterium genome is shown below.
CTCCGGCGTTGGCGCAGATCAGGCCGTGCTTCGTCTCGCAGATGACGACGCCGTGGTCCATGCGCACGATGCGGGCGCTCTCGCCCAGGACGACCTCCATGGAGAAGAGCGTCCCGGCCAGGGGTGCGTTGAAGGTCGCGGCGATTCCGGCGGCTGTGCCGCAGCCGACCAGGAGCCTGACCCCACGGTGGCTCATCTTGATGAGCCGGCCCGCGGTCGAGCCGATCGCCGCCCCGATCTGGACGATGGGCCCCTCGCGCCCGGCGCTGCCCCCGCTGCCTATGGAGATGGCGCTGGCGAGCGCCCTGAGCAAAATCGTTCGTGGCCTGATGCGCCCGCCCCGAAGCACCGCGCTCTC
Proteins encoded:
- a CDS encoding chloride channel protein, translated to MADHSSPAKDAPPPTRWSRWWAALGSLPFSEPTALLVYGALVGLAAGLATVGFIALLRLTSWLFLVELKGLLGITGGLSLLLLPLVLALGGLLIGPLVLFFPAEAKGLGVPEVMESAVLRGGRIRPRTILLRALASAISIGSGGSAGREGPIVQIGAAIGSTAGRLIKMSHRGVRLLVGCGTAAGIAATFNAPLAGTLFSMEVVLGESARIVRMDHGVVICETKHGLICANAG